The Pan troglodytes isolate AG18354 chromosome 8, NHGRI_mPanTro3-v2.0_pri, whole genome shotgun sequence genome window below encodes:
- the VPS26A gene encoding vacuolar protein sorting-associated protein 26A isoform X2, whose protein sequence is MQVEKPYESYIGANVRLRYFLKVTIVRRLTDLVKEYDLIVHQLATYPDVNNSIKMEVGIEDCLHIEFEYNKSKYHLKDVIVGKIYFLLVRIKIQHMELQLIKKEITGIGPSTTTETETIAKYEIMDGAPVKGESIPIRLFLAGYDPTPTMRDVNKKFSVRYFLNLVLVDEEDRRYFKQQEIILWRKAPEKLRKQRTNFHQRFESPESQASAEQPEM, encoded by the exons gtattttcttaAAGTGACAATAGTGAGAAGACTGACAGATTTGGTAAAAGAGTATGATCTTATTGTTCACCAGCTTGCCACCTATCCTGATGTTAACAACTCTATTAAGATGGAAGTGGGCATTGAAGATTGTCTACATATAGAATTTGAATATAATAAATCAAA GTATCATTTAAAGGATGTGATTGTTGGAAAAATTTACTTCTTATtagtaagaataaaaatacaacatatggaGTTACAGCTGATCAAAAAAGAGATCACAGGAATTG GACCCAGTACcacaacagaaacagaaacaatcgCCAAATATGAAATAATGGATGGTGCACCAGTAAAAG gTGAATCAATTCCAATAAGGCTATTTTTAGCAGGATATGACCCAACTCCAACAATGAGAGATGTGAACAAAAAATTTTCAGTAAGGTACTTTTTGAATTTAGTGCTTGTTGATGAGGAAGACCGGAGGTACTTCAAACAGCAG GAGATAATTTTATGGAGAAAAGCTCCTGAAAAACTGAGGAAACAGAGAACAAACTTTCACCAGCGATTTGAATCTCCAGAATCACAGGCATCTGCCGAACAGCCTGAAATGTGA